A genomic segment from Pseudomonas sp. S09G 359 encodes:
- the iolG gene encoding inositol 2-dehydrogenase codes for MLRIAVLGAGRIAKIHAANVAAHPNATLVLVADPWREGVDALSTQLGCEAAYDCAAVLSRQDIDAVVIGTPTDTHIDLLLAAVAEGKAVLCEKPIDLDIAKARSAAQAVERQGGKAMLGFNRRFDPDMLRLRQALDAGQIGAVRQVIITSRDPGLAPRDYLEHSGGILRDMTIHDFDTARHLLGEEPVEVSAIASRLVDPSLEQIDDYDSVMVLLRTASGKQCHINCCRQAVYGYDQRVEVSGAHGVLLTDNHRPSTLRHWSAEHTEALEPLQHFFLERYADAYRNELTQFIDALNNGQALPTGMRDGLYALHLADCALESVQTGRSVAVSYDF; via the coding sequence ATGCTACGTATCGCCGTTCTAGGTGCCGGGCGCATCGCCAAGATCCACGCCGCCAACGTCGCCGCCCACCCCAATGCCACGCTGGTGCTGGTGGCTGACCCATGGCGCGAAGGCGTTGATGCACTGAGCACGCAACTGGGCTGTGAGGCGGCCTACGATTGCGCCGCCGTGCTCAGCCGCCAAGACATCGACGCCGTGGTGATCGGCACCCCCACCGACACCCATATCGATTTATTGCTGGCGGCAGTCGCCGAAGGCAAGGCGGTGCTCTGCGAAAAGCCCATCGACCTGGATATCGCCAAGGCGCGTAGCGCCGCCCAGGCTGTGGAGCGCCAGGGCGGCAAGGCCATGCTCGGCTTCAACCGCCGTTTTGACCCCGACATGCTGCGCCTGCGCCAGGCCCTCGACGCCGGCCAGATCGGCGCGGTGCGCCAAGTGATCATCACCAGCCGCGACCCAGGCCTGGCCCCGCGTGACTACCTGGAGCACTCCGGCGGCATCCTGCGCGACATGACCATTCACGACTTCGACACCGCCCGCCACCTGCTTGGCGAAGAACCGGTGGAAGTCAGTGCCATCGCCAGCCGCCTGGTGGACCCGAGCCTGGAACAGATCGACGATTACGACAGCGTGATGGTGCTGCTGCGCACCGCCTCCGGCAAACAATGCCATATCAACTGCTGCCGACAGGCCGTGTACGGTTACGACCAGCGCGTCGAGGTGTCCGGCGCCCATGGCGTGCTGCTCACCGACAACCACCGCCCGAGCACCTTGCGCCACTGGAGCGCCGAGCACACCGAAGCATTGGAGCCGTTGCAGCATTTTTTCCTGGAGCGGTATGCCGATGCCTATCGCAATGAACTGACCCAGTTCATCGATGCACTGAACAACGGCCAGGCCTTGCCCACAGGCATGCGTGACGGGTTGTACGCGTTGCACCTGGCAGATTGTGCGTTGGAGTCGGTGCAGACCGGGCGCAGTGTGGCGGTCAGTTACGATTTTTAG
- a CDS encoding LacI family DNA-binding transcriptional regulator codes for MLERAKHFSIKQLATQAGVSKATVDRVLHQRGSVHAQTRRRIEQALEELESQEKNGLAVGRTFHVDVIMHTPQRFSAAVQAAIIAQLASLAPFRIAPRFHLFEEIEPQAMHDQLLRCLDTGSQGVVLKAADEPAVNQAVKALIAAGIPVVTLVTDLPQSERIGYVGMDNRTAGQTAAYLMSRWLPAQPQDVAVVIGSQLFRGEEEREMGFRAWLRGRAAHLRVLDISGGYGVYAHTFERVTQALKQNPDLKAVYSVGGGNRAIVDAFAAQGRPLEVFIGHDLDEENRQLLIDEKIAAIIDHNLQIDARHVFLHILHYHRLWKAGPIAPSQVQIVTPFNLPD; via the coding sequence GTGCTCGAACGCGCCAAACATTTCTCCATCAAGCAACTCGCCACCCAGGCGGGTGTGAGCAAAGCCACGGTCGACCGCGTGTTGCACCAGCGCGGCAGCGTGCATGCGCAGACCCGGCGGCGCATCGAGCAGGCGTTGGAGGAGTTGGAGTCCCAGGAGAAAAACGGCCTGGCGGTGGGGCGTACCTTTCACGTCGACGTGATCATGCACACGCCGCAACGCTTCAGCGCGGCGGTGCAGGCGGCGATCATCGCGCAACTGGCCAGCCTGGCGCCGTTTCGGATCGCCCCGCGTTTTCACCTGTTTGAAGAAATCGAGCCCCAGGCCATGCACGACCAGTTGCTGCGCTGCCTGGACACCGGCAGCCAGGGCGTGGTGCTCAAGGCCGCTGACGAGCCGGCGGTGAACCAGGCGGTCAAAGCACTTATCGCGGCGGGTATTCCGGTGGTGACGTTGGTCACCGACCTGCCGCAAAGCGAGCGCATCGGCTATGTGGGCATGGACAACCGCACCGCCGGCCAGACCGCCGCCTACCTGATGTCGCGTTGGTTGCCGGCGCAGCCCCAGGACGTGGCGGTGGTGATCGGCAGCCAGCTGTTCCGTGGCGAAGAAGAGCGCGAGATGGGTTTTCGCGCCTGGCTGCGCGGACGTGCGGCGCACTTGCGCGTGCTCGATATCAGCGGTGGTTATGGCGTGTATGCCCACACTTTCGAGCGCGTCACCCAGGCCTTGAAGCAGAACCCCGACCTCAAGGCGGTGTACAGCGTCGGCGGCGGCAACCGCGCGATTGTCGACGCCTTCGCCGCCCAGGGCCGCCCGCTGGAGGTGTTTATCGGCCACGACCTCGATGAAGAAAACCGCCAGCTGCTGATCGACGAAAAAATCGCCGCGATCATCGACCACAACCTGCAGATCGATGCGCGCCACGTGTTCCTGCACATCCTGCACTACCACCGCTTGTGGAAGGCCGGGCCGATTGCGCCGTCACAGGTGCAGATCGTTACGCCGTTCAACCTGCCGGACTGA
- a CDS encoding SDR family oxidoreductase produces MPHTDLASTFSGQYFVVTGSTQGLGAAVAHTLAQRGAAGLIICGRRRAQGKEQVRQLAQLDCQAFFVEADLENVEDCRAIINAARTHFGTLHGLVNCAGMSDRGTILDTSPELFDRLMAVNVRAPFFLMQEALKLMISNGVEGAVVNIQSVTGHGGQSFLSAYAASKGALAILTKNVAFSALRNRIRINGLNIGWMDTPHEDDIQRQYHGAEDGWLAKAESAQPFGRLLKPAEVAQSVAFLLSRESGMMTGAIIDLEQGVIGCSDSGSPQPHQALSLSGGV; encoded by the coding sequence ATGCCACACACCGATCTCGCCAGCACCTTCAGCGGCCAATACTTTGTCGTCACCGGCAGCACTCAAGGCCTGGGCGCCGCCGTGGCCCACACGCTGGCGCAACGTGGTGCCGCCGGGCTGATCATCTGCGGGCGCCGGCGTGCCCAGGGCAAGGAACAGGTGCGGCAGTTGGCGCAGCTGGATTGCCAGGCGTTTTTTGTCGAAGCCGACCTGGAAAACGTCGAGGACTGCCGCGCCATCATCAACGCTGCGCGCACTCACTTCGGCACCCTCCACGGGCTGGTGAACTGCGCCGGGATGTCCGACCGCGGCACCATTCTCGACACCTCGCCGGAGCTGTTTGATCGGTTGATGGCGGTGAATGTGCGCGCGCCGTTCTTCCTGATGCAGGAGGCGTTGAAACTGATGATCAGCAACGGCGTGGAAGGCGCCGTGGTGAATATCCAGAGCGTCACCGGGCATGGCGGGCAGTCATTCTTAAGTGCCTATGCGGCGTCCAAGGGCGCGTTGGCGATCCTTACCAAGAACGTCGCGTTCAGTGCGCTGCGCAACCGCATCCGCATCAACGGCTTGAATATCGGTTGGATGGACACACCCCACGAGGACGACATCCAGCGCCAGTACCACGGCGCCGAGGACGGTTGGCTGGCCAAGGCGGAAAGCGCGCAGCCGTTCGGGCGCCTGCTCAAACCCGCCGAAGTGGCGCAAAGCGTGGCGTTTTTGCTGTCCCGTGAATCGGGGATGATGACCGGTGCAATCATCGATCTGGAGCAAGGCGTAATCGGCTGCAGTGACAGCGGCAGCCCGCAACCGCATCAGGCCTTGAGCCTGTCGGGCGGTGTGTGA
- a CDS encoding phytanoyl-CoA dioxygenase family protein, with amino-acid sequence MSAFVTADAVHIEDFQRICAQRARVEDYPLAAEVVSNVPIYQAQTLRHSDRLAVMNELHRVFSEGPGVMVVRRAYEDLEVVDRHSQVFEAIFANEAKHGAGADHFAQAGTNGRIWNSLQKAALQSPESFVEYYANPLLGLIAEAWLGPSFQVTAQVNVVHPGGQAQQPHRDYHLGFQTADVVERFPLPLHQLSQYLTLQGAVAHSDMPLETGPTQLLPFSQQYALGYLAWRRTEFIQHFQQHAVQLPLNKGDLLFFNPALFHAAGTNRTPDRQRMANLLQISSAFGKPMEALDRERMMLAIYPALLANPALDASAVVACTADGYSFPTNLDTDPPLKGLAPQTGQELMLQALDERWPTAKFAAAVAQQRAKRQA; translated from the coding sequence ATGTCGGCGTTCGTCACGGCCGACGCCGTGCACATCGAAGATTTCCAGCGCATTTGCGCACAGCGGGCGCGTGTCGAGGACTATCCGCTGGCCGCTGAAGTGGTGAGCAACGTGCCGATCTACCAGGCCCAGACTTTGCGCCACAGCGACCGCCTCGCGGTGATGAATGAACTGCACCGCGTGTTCAGCGAGGGGCCGGGGGTGATGGTGGTGCGCCGCGCCTATGAGGACCTGGAAGTAGTGGACCGCCACAGCCAGGTTTTCGAAGCGATTTTCGCCAATGAGGCCAAACACGGCGCGGGGGCCGACCATTTTGCCCAGGCGGGCACCAACGGGCGCATCTGGAATTCGTTGCAGAAGGCGGCGTTGCAGTCGCCGGAATCCTTTGTCGAGTACTACGCCAACCCGCTGCTGGGGCTGATCGCCGAGGCGTGGCTGGGGCCGAGTTTTCAGGTGACGGCGCAAGTCAATGTGGTGCACCCCGGCGGCCAGGCCCAGCAACCGCATCGTGACTATCACCTGGGTTTCCAGACCGCAGATGTGGTGGAGCGTTTCCCGCTGCCGCTGCACCAGCTGTCCCAGTACCTGACGTTGCAGGGTGCGGTGGCCCATTCGGACATGCCGCTGGAGACCGGCCCTACCCAGTTGCTGCCGTTTTCCCAGCAATACGCCTTGGGCTACCTGGCCTGGCGGCGCACGGAGTTTATCCAGCACTTCCAGCAGCACGCCGTGCAATTGCCGTTGAACAAGGGCGACCTGCTGTTCTTCAACCCAGCGTTGTTCCATGCCGCCGGCACCAACCGCACGCCGGACCGCCAGCGCATGGCCAACCTGCTGCAAATCTCTTCGGCCTTCGGCAAACCCATGGAAGCCCTCGACCGCGAGCGCATGATGCTGGCGATTTACCCGGCGCTGCTCGCCAACCCGGCCCTGGACGCCAGCGCTGTGGTCGCCTGTACCGCCGATGGCTATTCGTTCCCAACCAACCTCGACACCGACCCGCCGTTAAAGGGCCTGGCCCCACAAACCGGGCAGGAACTGATGCTGCAAGCCCTCGACGAGCGCTGGCCCACTGCCAAGTTCGCTGCAGCCGTGGCGCAGCAGCGGGCCAAGCGTCAGGCATGA
- a CDS encoding sugar ABC transporter substrate-binding protein: MKKQLLAALFTLAISPWALADIRIGVSIAQVDDVFLAQMRDYMAAHAKELPGVTLQFEDAQGDVVRQLNQVQNFTAQGMDAIIVNAVDTAATQKMTVNAQQAKIPLVYVNRRPEFKEVPPGVGYVGSDEIKAGEIQMRYLAEKMGGKGNLAIMLGLLSNNATHNRTQGVKNVLKDYPDIKIVEEQSAEWQRSKAIDLMNNWIVSGRKIDAVAANADEMAIGAAMAISQAGMQPGKDILVAGSDGGAAGLDAVKKGLLLVTAYQDNKGQAVGSIDLAVKMVKKQPYEAELTIPYQQITKDNYQAFLNP; this comes from the coding sequence ATGAAGAAGCAACTCCTTGCGGCACTGTTTACCCTCGCCATCAGCCCCTGGGCCCTGGCTGATATACGCATCGGCGTGAGCATCGCCCAGGTCGATGATGTGTTCCTCGCGCAAATGCGTGACTACATGGCCGCTCACGCCAAGGAACTGCCCGGCGTGACCCTGCAGTTCGAAGACGCCCAGGGCGATGTGGTACGCCAACTCAACCAGGTGCAGAACTTCACCGCCCAGGGCATGGACGCGATTATCGTCAATGCGGTGGACACCGCCGCCACCCAGAAAATGACGGTTAACGCCCAGCAGGCGAAGATCCCGCTGGTGTACGTCAACCGTCGCCCCGAGTTCAAGGAGGTGCCGCCGGGCGTGGGGTATGTAGGTTCGGATGAGATCAAGGCCGGCGAGATCCAGATGCGCTACCTGGCCGAGAAAATGGGCGGTAAGGGCAACCTGGCGATCATGCTGGGCTTGCTCTCCAACAACGCCACGCATAACCGCACGCAGGGGGTGAAAAACGTACTCAAGGACTACCCCGACATCAAGATCGTCGAGGAGCAGAGCGCCGAATGGCAGCGCAGCAAGGCGATTGATCTGATGAACAACTGGATCGTGTCGGGCCGCAAAATCGATGCCGTGGCCGCGAACGCCGATGAAATGGCCATCGGCGCAGCCATGGCGATCAGCCAGGCAGGCATGCAGCCGGGCAAGGACATCCTCGTGGCCGGCAGCGATGGCGGCGCGGCTGGGTTGGATGCGGTGAAGAAAGGTCTGTTGCTGGTCACCGCGTACCAGGACAACAAGGGCCAGGCCGTGGGCTCGATTGACCTGGCGGTGAAGATGGTGAAGAAACAACCATATGAGGCTGAGCTGACCATTCCTTACCAGCAGATCACCAAGGACAACTACCAGGCGTTTCTTAATCCTTGA
- a CDS encoding MAPEG family protein — translation MSDLLQVYALCVLVLCVKMLGVSCYQGCFRICGRAFVNPEDAAWLNSTARAVELPQVERAAKAWSNDLENIPLFFVLGGLCVVLETSAMATVWLFGGFTLARITHTVTYLGRWQPWRTLAYGVGIVCLFGLGGMVACRLA, via the coding sequence ATGAGTGATTTATTGCAGGTCTACGCGCTCTGCGTGCTGGTGCTGTGCGTGAAGATGTTGGGTGTTTCCTGCTATCAAGGATGCTTCCGTATCTGCGGGCGGGCGTTCGTCAATCCTGAAGACGCGGCTTGGTTGAATAGCACAGCACGCGCAGTCGAGTTGCCACAGGTGGAGCGAGCAGCCAAGGCATGGAGCAATGACCTGGAGAATATTCCGCTGTTTTTTGTGTTGGGCGGGCTGTGCGTGGTGCTGGAGACGTCCGCCATGGCCACCGTCTGGTTGTTTGGCGGTTTTACCCTGGCTCGGATTACGCACACGGTGACGTATCTAGGCAGGTGGCAACCTTGGCGCACGCTGGCATATGGAGTGGGGATAGTATGCCTGTTCGGGCTGGGAGGGATGGTGGCTTGCAGGTTGGCATGA
- a CDS encoding DUF2834 domain-containing protein: protein MHKPFLALAALLGFSFYTLFTMLTAEQSLLAFGRELMSRPDTAQVVIDLYLLAALACVWMYRDTQRRGRTVVAVLPYFLLTAVFVSVGPLLYIVVNGWRDE, encoded by the coding sequence ATGCACAAACCCTTTCTGGCCCTGGCCGCGCTGTTGGGCTTTTCGTTTTACACCCTGTTCACCATGCTCACGGCCGAGCAGTCGCTGTTGGCCTTTGGGCGGGAATTGATGTCGCGCCCGGATACGGCGCAGGTGGTGATTGACCTGTATTTGCTGGCCGCATTGGCGTGCGTGTGGATGTACCGCGATACACAGCGGCGTGGGCGCACGGTGGTGGCGGTGCTGCCGTATTTTCTGCTGACGGCAGTGTTCGTATCGGTGGGGCCGTTGTTGTACATCGTTGTGAATGGGTGGCGGGATGAGTGA
- a CDS encoding helix-turn-helix domain-containing protein translates to MENPATAGALLRQLRRQAKLSQLDLALITGVSQRHLSCLETGRAMPSPGTLHNLLTALEVPLDQCNQVFLAAGFAPRYTATPLASPVMAAIREAVSHVLHANNPAPAILLDSQWQVLAANASTGVLFALVGIHPDAAQGVNLLTTLLQPGGLGDHLINADEIRSLAWQRATREALGNPGLATLLAGLPAPSNSEMPEQLPPLVLTRIRSTQGELNFLSTFTTFGMPQDITLASLRIEHLIPADDATWQVMRGAYADHAALVL, encoded by the coding sequence ATGGAAAACCCTGCTACCGCCGGCGCACTCCTGCGCCAATTGCGCCGCCAGGCCAAGCTCAGCCAGCTCGACCTGGCCCTGATCACGGGGGTTTCCCAGCGCCACCTCAGTTGCCTGGAAACCGGCCGCGCCATGCCAAGCCCTGGCACCCTGCATAATCTGCTGACGGCGCTGGAAGTGCCGCTGGACCAATGCAACCAGGTGTTCCTCGCCGCCGGCTTTGCGCCCCGCTACACCGCCACCCCGCTCGCCTCGCCGGTGATGGCCGCAATTCGCGAGGCGGTCAGCCATGTGCTGCACGCCAACAACCCGGCCCCGGCGATCCTGCTGGACAGCCAATGGCAAGTGCTGGCTGCGAATGCCAGCACCGGTGTGTTGTTTGCGCTGGTGGGCATCCACCCGGATGCCGCCCAAGGCGTGAACCTGCTGACCACCCTGCTGCAGCCCGGCGGCCTGGGCGACCACCTGATCAATGCCGACGAAATCCGCAGCCTGGCCTGGCAGCGCGCCACCCGCGAGGCGCTCGGCAACCCGGGGTTGGCGACCTTACTCGCAGGCCTGCCAGCACCCAGCAACAGCGAAATGCCGGAACAGCTGCCGCCCCTGGTGTTGACCCGCATCCGCTCTACCCAGGGCGAGCTGAACTTTCTGTCGACCTTCACCACCTTCGGCATGCCTCAGGACATCACCCTGGCCTCGCTGCGTATCGAACATCTGATTCCCGCCGACGACGCCACCTGGCAGGTAATGCGCGGCGCCTATGCCGACCATGCCGCACTGGTTTTGTGA
- a CDS encoding amidase, producing MMLVTEVSIAQLRAALETGQTTAVELVQAYLARIDAYNGALNAVVVRNPEALQEAAASDARRAKGETLGPLDGIPYTAKDSYLVKGLTAASGSPAFADLVAHRDAFTIERLRAGGAICLGKTNMPPMANGGMQRGVYGRAESPYNADYLTAPFASGSSNGAGTATAASFAAFGLAEETWSSGRGPASNNGLCAYTPSRGVISVRGNWPLTPTMDVVVPYARTMADLLEVLDVVVAEDPDTRGDLWRLQPWVPIPRVADVRPASYAELAATPESLVGKRFGVPRMYINADPEAGTSEKPGIGGPTGQKINTRASVIDLWQDARQALEAAGAEVIEVDFPLVSNCEGDRPGAPTVFTRGLVSKAFLHDELWELSAWAFDDFLRANNDPNLNRLADVDGPKIFPHDPGTLPNREDDLAAGMDEYVRMAERGITPWNEISTVPDGLRGLEQTRRVDLEDWMDKLGLDAVLFPTVADVGPADADVNEASADIAWSNGIWVANGNLAIRHLGVPTVTVPMGVMADIGMPIGLTFAGRAYDDSALLRFAAAYEATGSKRVVPPRTPALPSE from the coding sequence CTGATGCTAGTTACCGAAGTCTCCATTGCCCAATTGCGCGCGGCGCTTGAAACCGGCCAGACCACGGCCGTTGAACTGGTTCAGGCATACCTGGCGCGGATCGATGCGTACAACGGCGCACTCAACGCCGTGGTAGTGCGCAACCCCGAAGCCCTTCAAGAAGCCGCGGCGTCTGATGCGCGCCGGGCCAAGGGCGAAACCTTGGGGCCATTGGATGGCATCCCCTATACCGCCAAAGACAGTTACCTGGTCAAAGGCCTGACCGCCGCCTCCGGCAGTCCCGCCTTCGCCGATCTGGTTGCCCATCGCGACGCCTTTACCATCGAACGCCTGCGCGCCGGTGGTGCCATCTGTCTGGGCAAGACCAATATGCCGCCGATGGCCAATGGCGGCATGCAGCGCGGCGTGTATGGCCGTGCCGAAAGCCCGTATAACGCCGACTACCTGACCGCGCCGTTCGCCTCCGGCTCGTCCAACGGTGCCGGCACAGCCACCGCTGCCAGCTTTGCGGCATTCGGTCTGGCCGAAGAAACCTGGTCCAGCGGGCGCGGCCCCGCATCCAACAACGGGCTGTGCGCCTACACCCCATCCCGTGGGGTGATTTCGGTGCGTGGCAACTGGCCGCTGACCCCGACCATGGACGTGGTGGTGCCTTACGCACGCACCATGGCCGACCTGCTCGAAGTGCTCGACGTGGTGGTGGCCGAAGACCCGGACACCCGTGGCGACCTGTGGCGCCTGCAGCCTTGGGTGCCGATCCCCCGCGTCGCCGACGTGCGCCCTGCGTCCTACGCAGAACTCGCCGCAACGCCTGAATCCCTCGTAGGTAAACGCTTCGGTGTACCGCGCATGTACATCAATGCCGACCCCGAGGCCGGCACCAGCGAAAAACCCGGCATCGGCGGGCCGACCGGGCAGAAGATCAACACCCGCGCCAGCGTCATCGACCTGTGGCAAGACGCACGCCAGGCGCTGGAAGCCGCCGGAGCCGAAGTGATCGAAGTGGATTTCCCGCTGGTGTCCAATTGCGAAGGCGACCGCCCTGGCGCGCCCACCGTGTTTACCCGTGGCCTGGTGTCCAAGGCATTTCTCCACGATGAGCTGTGGGAGCTGTCCGCCTGGGCGTTCGATGACTTCCTGCGCGCCAACAACGACCCGAACCTGAACCGCCTGGCGGATGTGGACGGGCCGAAGATCTTCCCCCACGACCCCGGCACCCTGCCCAACCGTGAAGACGACCTGGCCGCCGGCATGGACGAGTACGTGCGCATGGCCGAACGCGGCATCACGCCGTGGAACGAGATCAGCACAGTACCCGACGGCCTGCGCGGCCTGGAACAGACCCGCCGGGTCGACCTGGAAGACTGGATGGATAAGCTTGGGCTCGACGCGGTGCTGTTCCCGACCGTGGCCGACGTAGGCCCCGCGGATGCCGACGTGAACGAAGCCAGCGCCGATATCGCCTGGAGCAACGGCATCTGGGTGGCCAACGGCAACCTCGCGATACGCCACCTGGGCGTGCCCACCGTCACCGTGCCGATGGGCGTAATGGCGGATATCGGCATGCCGATCGGCCTGACGTTTGCCGGCCGCGCCTATGACGACTCGGCGCTGCTGCGGTTTGCGGCAGCGTATGAGGCGACGGGCAGCAAACGCGTGGTTCCGCCGCGCACGCCGGCGCTACCGTCTGAATAG
- a CDS encoding CPBP family intramembrane glutamic endopeptidase — MITQGMLVLTHYGTYLAPGLALFALWFALTPKALTALRILILLAAFVLMRDAMTPLGMWALSDAVSITFTANTFVLAALGGLSLLMIAVLSRLAPELWRLVVWVKGQPLAGLAAGLAMGCLIGVPLRFYQGIEAHAIPGYWAWLPGMAVLAYGGNALEEVLFRGFLQGYLEQQVTPLRAALLSGVAFAACHAFLALSVTQLGWPVLLFTLIEGLACALVRMRFGVLAATLAHGTAILLIAVPYMA; from the coding sequence ATGATTACCCAAGGCATGCTGGTTCTGACCCACTACGGCACTTACCTCGCGCCGGGCCTGGCGCTGTTTGCCCTATGGTTTGCGCTCACGCCCAAGGCGCTGACCGCCCTGCGCATTCTGATTCTGCTGGCCGCGTTCGTGCTGATGCGCGACGCGATGACGCCACTCGGCATGTGGGCGCTCAGCGACGCGGTGAGTATCACCTTTACCGCCAATACCTTTGTACTGGCGGCTTTGGGTGGCCTGTCGCTGTTAATGATTGCCGTGCTTTCGCGGCTGGCGCCGGAGTTATGGCGACTGGTGGTGTGGGTCAAAGGCCAGCCGCTGGCAGGGCTTGCGGCGGGGCTGGCCATGGGCTGTCTGATCGGTGTGCCGTTGCGGTTTTACCAGGGCATTGAGGCGCATGCGATCCCCGGCTATTGGGCGTGGCTGCCGGGCATGGCAGTGCTGGCCTATGGTGGCAATGCACTGGAAGAAGTGCTGTTTCGCGGTTTTTTGCAGGGCTACCTGGAACAACAGGTAACGCCGTTGCGCGCAGCATTACTCAGTGGCGTGGCGTTTGCGGCCTGCCATGCCTTCCTGGCTTTGAGTGTTACCCAATTGGGCTGGCCGGTGTTGCTGTTTACCCTGATCGAAGGGCTGGCCTGCGCGCTGGTGCGCATGCGTTTCGGGGTGCTGGCGGCGACGCTGGCCCATGGCACGGCGATCTTGTTGATTGCGGTGCCTTACATGGCTTGA
- a CDS encoding RidA family protein, whose protein sequence is MTLDQKYQAAQQRLGYQLDEFKVGGNYTPLVRDGNHLYISGQIPRVGDAIVLPGKVGDSLTLAQAQIAAGVSALRCLGLLKQALGSLDRIKAIPRITVYVRSAEDFDQQSEVANGASDLLHEILGSAGVHTRTSVGVMQLPKSAAVEIDMIAVAHD, encoded by the coding sequence ATGACGCTCGATCAAAAATACCAGGCCGCCCAGCAACGCCTCGGCTATCAATTGGATGAATTCAAAGTTGGCGGCAACTACACGCCGCTGGTGCGCGACGGCAATCACCTATACATCAGTGGCCAGATCCCCCGGGTAGGCGATGCTATCGTGCTGCCGGGCAAGGTCGGTGACAGTCTCACCTTGGCCCAGGCGCAAATCGCTGCCGGTGTCAGTGCCTTGCGTTGCCTGGGTTTGCTCAAGCAGGCGCTGGGGTCTCTGGACCGGATCAAGGCTATCCCGCGGATCACCGTGTATGTGCGCAGTGCCGAAGACTTTGATCAGCAAAGTGAAGTAGCCAACGGCGCCTCCGACTTGCTCCACGAGATCCTCGGCAGCGCCGGGGTGCACACGCGCACGTCGGTGGGGGTGATGCAACTGCCGAAATCGGCGGCGGTGGAGATCGATATGATTGCGGTGGCCCACGACTGA
- a CDS encoding DUF6434 domain-containing protein — protein MDFDWHSDPITRATPVTPRYKNTQNVRRFMLEHCGPGFKFDRPFMAWIRNDQPKTLGDLVDEWQRRNQDTRP, from the coding sequence ATGGATTTTGACTGGCACAGCGACCCCATCACCCGCGCCACGCCCGTGACGCCGCGCTATAAAAACACCCAGAACGTACGCCGTTTCATGCTCGAGCACTGCGGTCCAGGGTTTAAATTCGACCGGCCGTTCATGGCCTGGATTCGTAACGACCAGCCCAAGACCCTCGGTGATCTGGTGGATGAATGGCAACGTCGCAACCAGGACACACGCCCATGA